A portion of the Anoxybacillus gonensis genome contains these proteins:
- the thrB gene encoding homoserine kinase — protein MNDGEMLKIVVPGSTANLGPGFDSIGLAVSLHLTLEVVRAEVWEFIPKTSEVKSIPTGESNLIYQVASQLARQYGVVLPPCRVFVSSNIPFTRGLGSSAAAIIAAIELANELGHLDLSQEEKMRIASVYEGHPDNVGASLYGGVVIGSHLKDRTHVVHIPSIPVDLIAVIPAYELETKKSRTVLPSAFTREQAVEASAISNVLVAALLTNHWSLVGEMMDADLFHQPYRECLVPELQHVRTIAKRNGAFGVALSGAGPTVLCFAEQGRGKEVYDALVATFPHCDVRMLSVETKGSCVYKMALEK, from the coding sequence ATGAATGATGGAGAGATGTTAAAAATTGTCGTGCCAGGAAGCACAGCAAACCTTGGACCTGGCTTTGATTCGATCGGATTGGCTGTATCGTTGCATTTAACGTTAGAAGTTGTTCGTGCTGAGGTGTGGGAATTTATCCCGAAAACAAGTGAAGTAAAAAGTATTCCAACAGGTGAAAGTAATTTAATTTATCAAGTAGCCAGTCAACTCGCTCGTCAGTATGGTGTAGTGCTACCTCCGTGTCGCGTGTTTGTATCAAGTAACATTCCATTTACGAGAGGGTTAGGTAGTAGCGCAGCTGCCATTATAGCGGCCATTGAGCTAGCAAATGAACTTGGACATCTTGATTTGTCACAGGAGGAAAAAATGCGCATAGCTAGCGTATATGAAGGTCATCCTGACAATGTCGGTGCTTCTTTATATGGGGGAGTAGTCATTGGAAGTCATTTGAAAGACCGTACACATGTTGTGCACATCCCTTCCATTCCAGTTGATTTAATTGCTGTCATTCCGGCGTATGAATTGGAAACAAAAAAGTCTCGCACTGTTCTTCCTAGCGCATTTACGCGCGAGCAAGCAGTCGAGGCAAGCGCAATTAGTAACGTGCTTGTGGCGGCATTGCTTACAAACCATTGGTCGCTCGTTGGTGAGATGATGGATGCAGATTTATTTCATCAACCATATCGTGAATGTCTCGTACCCGAATTGCAACATGTGCGTACCATAGCAAAACGGAATGGGGCGTTTGGGGTCGCGCTAAGCGGTGCGGGTCCAACTGTTCTTTGTTTTGCTGAACAAGGGAGAGGGAAAGAAGTATATGATGCGCTTGTGGCAACATTTCCACATTGTGATGTTCGAATGTTGTCAGTAGAGACGAAAGGTAGTTGTGTATATAAAATGGCGTTAGAGAAATAA
- the thrC gene encoding threonine synthase, whose translation MWRGLLHHYREYLPVTDKTPMLSLNEGNTPLIPLIHLSERLGVELYVKTEGANPTGSFKDRGMVMAVAKAKEEGSDTIICASTGNTSAAAAAYAARANMRCIIVIPDGKIALGKLAQAVMYGAEIVAIQGNFDHALKMVRRLSEMAPVTLVNSVNPYRIEGQKTAAFEICEQLGQAPDILAIPVGNAGNITAYWKGFKQFHEKHGTTLPQMRGFEAEGAAAIVRNEVIENPETIATAIRIGNPASWEYAVQAANESGGKIDEVTDAQILDAYRLLAREEGIFAEPASCASIAGVMKQVESGEIAKGSRIVAVLTGNGLKDPNVAMDATNIQLIVLPNDEEAVFAHIQGAVLQ comes from the coding sequence ATGTGGAGGGGATTGTTACATCATTATCGTGAATATTTACCGGTGACAGATAAAACACCGATGTTATCGTTAAATGAGGGGAATACACCTCTCATTCCGCTTATTCATTTATCGGAAAGACTCGGTGTAGAATTATACGTCAAAACAGAGGGGGCTAACCCAACGGGATCTTTTAAAGATCGCGGGATGGTTATGGCTGTTGCGAAGGCAAAAGAAGAAGGAAGCGATACAATTATTTGCGCTTCGACAGGCAACACATCTGCCGCTGCCGCTGCGTATGCTGCACGGGCAAATATGCGCTGCATTATCGTCATTCCTGACGGGAAAATTGCGCTCGGAAAGTTAGCGCAGGCGGTCATGTATGGGGCAGAAATTGTTGCGATTCAAGGAAATTTCGATCACGCATTAAAAATGGTGCGTCGTTTAAGCGAAATGGCTCCGGTGACGCTTGTCAATTCGGTCAATCCGTATCGTATTGAAGGGCAAAAAACAGCAGCGTTCGAAATTTGTGAGCAACTTGGGCAAGCCCCTGATATTCTTGCCATTCCAGTCGGAAATGCTGGGAATATTACAGCATATTGGAAAGGATTTAAACAATTTCATGAAAAACATGGAACAACATTGCCGCAAATGCGTGGGTTTGAAGCAGAAGGAGCGGCAGCAATTGTTCGTAACGAAGTGATCGAAAACCCAGAAACGATTGCGACAGCGATTCGAATCGGTAATCCAGCGAGCTGGGAATATGCTGTTCAAGCTGCCAACGAATCGGGAGGAAAAATTGATGAGGTGACAGATGCCCAAATTTTAGATGCGTACCGTCTACTTGCACGAGAAGAAGGAATTTTTGCAGAACCTGCTTCATGCGCGTCAATTGCTGGTGTCATGAAGCAAGTGGAGAGCGGAGAAATTGCAAAAGGAAGCCGAATTGTTGCGGTGTTGACTGGAAATGGATTAAAAGATCCAAATGTAGCGATGGACGCGACGAATATTCAACTGATCGTTTTGCCAAATGACGAAGAAGCGGTGTTTGCGCATATTCAAGGAGCGGTCCTTCAATGA